A stretch of Candidatus Afararchaeum irisae DNA encodes these proteins:
- a CDS encoding chemotaxis protein CheC: MKVDVDSLGTFNRMANEGAETAARSLSQMTGIETLVDVTKINFIPTSELGESPVEPPGSDSETASEETDYVGVRIALEGVPSGDMVVLFERDSVSHVVELLTGASADELDEMGRSAVQEVGNIITSSFIDGWADVLGTTIDISTPDLVDGSRSEVFSDVIDSYDDEYAVFFESEIDSPETTDTDIGFGVYMFPEQNSMEEAASLVGGDRSIDTSQLVTFNRMTRLGADRVSDHMTQMTGIDTDVEVTYVNFVRLEDVPSEVEEGRKVGLVFEFEGFLGGYILILLDDESAKEITRLLLPSAAENDNDTDVGDDGFDPTERSAIQEMGNIMTSGFVDAWANVLDATIDISTPKFVHDMGRAIADSITARLGQRQKYSFVFDTRINAQDHEFDCEVYMLPYQDGFEETLQSLNIEEVDRSEIEPDDSQMI, encoded by the coding sequence GTGAAGGTAGACGTAGACTCTCTTGGAACCTTCAACCGGATGGCAAACGAGGGTGCCGAGACAGCGGCGAGGTCGCTGTCACAGATGACGGGGATAGAGACACTTGTAGACGTTACCAAGATAAACTTCATTCCGACTTCCGAACTCGGTGAGTCGCCGGTAGAGCCCCCGGGCTCCGACTCCGAAACGGCTTCCGAAGAAACCGACTACGTCGGAGTACGTATAGCCCTCGAAGGCGTCCCGAGCGGTGACATGGTGGTTCTGTTCGAGAGGGACTCAGTCTCACACGTCGTTGAGCTACTCACAGGAGCCTCCGCGGATGAACTCGACGAGATGGGACGAAGCGCAGTCCAGGAGGTCGGAAATATAATCACGAGTAGCTTCATCGACGGCTGGGCGGACGTCCTCGGCACTACGATAGACATATCCACTCCCGACCTCGTAGACGGAAGCCGTTCAGAGGTCTTCTCCGACGTCATCGACAGCTACGACGACGAGTACGCCGTCTTCTTCGAGAGCGAGATAGACTCGCCCGAGACGACTGACACCGACATAGGCTTCGGCGTCTACATGTTTCCCGAACAGAACTCGATGGAGGAGGCGGCGTCGCTCGTCGGCGGCGACCGGAGCATAGACACTAGCCAGCTTGTGACCTTCAACCGGATGACACGTCTCGGAGCCGACCGGGTCTCGGATCACATGACACAGATGACAGGGATCGACACCGACGTCGAGGTTACCTACGTCAACTTCGTGAGGCTCGAAGACGTCCCGAGCGAGGTCGAGGAGGGACGGAAGGTTGGCTTGGTCTTCGAGTTCGAGGGCTTCCTCGGGGGTTACATACTCATACTCCTCGACGACGAGTCGGCGAAGGAGATCACGAGGCTTCTTCTCCCGTCCGCCGCTGAGAACGACAACGACACCGATGTCGGCGACGACGGCTTCGACCCCACTGAGAGAAGCGCTATACAGGAGATGGGCAACATAATGACGAGCGGCTTCGTCGACGCGTGGGCGAACGTCCTAGACGCGACGATAGATATCTCGACTCCCAAGTTCGTCCACGACATGGGACGTGCTATAGCCGACTCGATCACCGCACGTCTCGGACAGAGACAGAAGTACTCGTTCGTATTCGACACGAGGATCAACGCCCAGGATCACGAGTTCGACTGTGAGGTCTATATGCTTCCGTACCAGGACGGCTTCGAGGAGACACTCCAGAGTCTCAACATCGAGGAGGTCGACAGATCCGAGATAGAGCCCGACGACAGCCAGATGATATAG
- a CDS encoding chemotaxis protein CheD, giving the protein MKVYGRDDSPLDDEDESSATGETFEKTDASKSTVKVGIADYAVTDSGDLLTTNGLGSCVGVAVRSKDSSVSGLAHVMLPSSEEVDDENEAKFADTAIQAMVDEMRRKGASIGDMTAKIAGGSSMFDFSGDESIGERNVAAVRRKLDSLGIPIESEDVGGDSGRSIEFDPETGGLTIKNANREVKEI; this is encoded by the coding sequence ATGAAGGTATACGGACGAGACGACTCCCCGCTCGACGACGAAGACGAGTCCTCGGCTACGGGTGAGACTTTCGAGAAGACTGACGCCTCGAAATCCACAGTCAAGGTCGGAATAGCCGACTACGCAGTTACCGACTCGGGCGACTTGCTGACTACGAACGGACTGGGTTCGTGTGTGGGTGTCGCTGTGAGATCGAAAGACAGCTCTGTCTCGGGTCTAGCCCATGTCATGCTGCCGTCGTCGGAGGAGGTCGACGACGAAAATGAGGCGAAGTTCGCCGACACAGCCATACAGGCGATGGTCGACGAGATGAGACGCAAGGGAGCCTCTATCGGCGACATGACTGCGAAGATAGCCGGCGGGAGTAGTATGTTCGACTTCTCGGGCGACGAGAGCATAGGCGAGAGAAACGTCGCCGCAGTGAGACGGAAGCTTGACAGCCTCGGAATACCTATCGAGTCGGAAGACGTCGGGGGTGACTCGGGGAGGTCGATAGAGTTCGACCCCGAGACGGGTGGCTTAACTATAAAGAACGCAAACAGAGAGGTGAAGGAGATTTGA
- a CDS encoding protein-glutamate O-methyltransferase CheR produces the protein MNTDKTAKDGEPEEESFDEILGFVEDEMGFATSHYETSYLDRRISSRMRRTGSESYADYLEVLRAEEDERAALLDALSVNVTSFFRNPEVWEKIREILRDITDDRRSVKLWSAASSDGREAYSMAMLSLKDHEIDASKISIKATDIDAEIIKTAKKGVYETTKTEDISEQLCPLDDYSQYIDRDGDSFEVTDEVKEMVSFEQHDLINGRPKSGFDLVACRNLFIYIDSEYKVPILTTIRDSLVDDGYLVIGKTESLPSDLKNDFESVNSRLRVYRKSTYTEG, from the coding sequence TTGAACACAGACAAGACCGCCAAAGACGGAGAACCGGAGGAAGAGAGCTTCGACGAGATACTCGGCTTCGTGGAGGATGAGATGGGCTTTGCCACGAGCCATTACGAGACGAGCTACCTCGACAGACGTATATCTTCGAGGATGAGACGCACGGGTTCTGAGAGCTACGCCGACTACCTCGAAGTCCTCAGAGCCGAGGAAGACGAGAGAGCGGCTCTTCTCGACGCTCTCAGCGTAAACGTCACGAGCTTCTTCCGCAACCCCGAAGTCTGGGAGAAGATACGTGAGATTCTGAGAGATATCACCGACGACCGCAGGTCGGTCAAGCTCTGGAGCGCGGCGTCGTCCGACGGCAGAGAGGCGTACTCGATGGCGATGCTCTCGCTCAAAGACCACGAGATAGACGCCTCTAAGATCTCTATTAAGGCAACCGACATAGACGCCGAGATAATCAAGACTGCGAAGAAGGGGGTCTACGAGACCACGAAGACCGAGGACATCTCCGAACAGCTTTGTCCTCTCGACGACTACAGTCAGTACATAGACAGAGATGGCGACTCGTTCGAGGTTACAGACGAGGTCAAGGAGATGGTGAGCTTCGAACAGCACGACCTCATAAACGGACGCCCCAAGTCGGGGTTCGACCTCGTCGCGTGCCGTAACCTCTTCATCTACATTGACTCCGAGTACAAGGTTCCTATACTCACGACGATAAGGGACTCACTCGTCGACGACGGCTACCTCGTCATAGGAAAGACCGAGTCGCTACCGTCGGATCTCAAGAACGACTTCGAGTCGGTCAACAGCAGACTACGTGTCTACCGTAAGTCGACTTATACTGAAGGATAA
- a CDS encoding flagella accessory protein C — MSSVDEIAQRIRGMISDGEESEDSAEESGDDFMDDDMGDDDLFGDEGGEADDDDFGSLDDGFGDEGDERITELENRVDDLENEVGSISSTVSTVRSENESISESVEEVEENVRKLLDIYEMVTRGVNPFVDEAGGMGEGIAAEGDGGFGLFGGDDDENDEIDEELADKDADYFFEEDFEDLEDDDAMGMGMEEESDDFDDEMAGIDDDMGMMEEDMSMDEGGEFEDDMMMETDDEMGMGMEEEQEPEDKFEEMKQEFEEESQEDEEDLEAEEEEQEPEDKFEEMKQEFEEESQEDEVEALEEAEIETSETETQAETDTETEDEEAVEAVKDETETETEAGASTHTQSAASSPDTEYYLESLSKNYVSDIVAMNWVDFLVWRVGIVGFQDTLDFYVDIGWISPGVRDHLSKYTRALSTSKRRQSERDESQTATREYDVKTRHGDSMEVEVEADDTLSVEDHVRSLLFISKLSQLDVSDGSNGSLEGDDLSGDVDDIEEEVEEILKLQKYGL; from the coding sequence ATGTCATCTGTAGATGAGATAGCACAGCGTATACGCGGAATGATCTCCGACGGCGAGGAGTCCGAGGACTCTGCTGAGGAGAGCGGTGACGACTTCATGGACGACGACATGGGAGATGATGACCTCTTCGGGGACGAAGGCGGCGAGGCGGACGACGACGACTTCGGCTCACTCGACGACGGATTCGGAGACGAGGGTGACGAGAGGATTACGGAGCTAGAAAACCGCGTCGACGACCTCGAAAACGAGGTCGGGAGCATCTCATCTACGGTCTCGACAGTCAGAAGCGAGAACGAGTCGATAAGCGAGAGCGTCGAGGAGGTCGAGGAGAACGTCAGAAAGCTTCTCGACATATACGAGATGGTGACACGTGGAGTCAACCCGTTCGTCGACGAGGCAGGCGGAATGGGGGAGGGAATCGCAGCCGAGGGTGACGGAGGATTCGGACTCTTCGGGGGCGACGACGACGAAAACGACGAGATCGACGAGGAGCTAGCCGATAAGGACGCCGACTACTTCTTCGAGGAGGACTTCGAGGATCTCGAAGACGACGATGCTATGGGGATGGGTATGGAGGAGGAGTCAGACGACTTCGACGACGAGATGGCTGGCATCGACGACGACATGGGAATGATGGAGGAAGACATGAGCATGGACGAAGGAGGCGAGTTCGAGGACGACATGATGATGGAGACCGACGACGAGATGGGCATGGGGATGGAGGAAGAACAGGAGCCCGAGGACAAGTTCGAGGAGATGAAACAGGAGTTCGAGGAGGAGTCTCAGGAAGACGAAGAAGATCTCGAAGCTGAGGAGGAAGAACAGGAGCCTGAGGACAAGTTCGAGGAGATGAAACAGGAGTTCGAGGAGGAGTCTCAGGAAGACGAGGTCGAGGCTCTCGAAGAGGCTGAGATAGAGACGTCTGAGACCGAAACTCAGGCTGAGACAGATACGGAGACAGAAGACGAGGAGGCTGTTGAGGCGGTTAAGGATGAGACGGAGACGGAAACAGAAGCCGGAGCCTCTACACATACACAGTCGGCTGCCTCTTCCCCCGACACCGAGTACTACCTCGAAAGCCTTTCGAAGAACTACGTCTCCGACATCGTCGCCATGAACTGGGTCGACTTCCTCGTCTGGCGCGTCGGAATCGTAGGTTTCCAGGACACACTCGACTTCTACGTCGACATAGGCTGGATATCCCCGGGAGTGAGGGATCACCTCTCGAAGTACACACGTGCTCTCTCGACTTCGAAACGCCGTCAGTCCGAACGCGACGAATCCCAGACAGCTACTCGGGAGTACGACGTCAAGACGAGACACGGTGACAGCATGGAGGTCGAAGTCGAAGCCGACGACACGCTCAGCGTCGAGGATCACGTCAGATCGCTCCTCTTCATATCGAAGCTCTCACAGCTCGATGTCTCCGACGGATCGAACGGAAGCCTTGAGGGCGACGACCTCTCGGGCGACGTAGACGACATAGAGGAAGAGGTAGAGGAGATTCTAAAGTTACAGAAGTATGGGCTTTAG
- a CDS encoding fla cluster protein FlaF, with amino-acid sequence MGFSVSASTAIIFIGVLIAANSVYGAWSYSQKQLETARDDEAHDLLEKRQTSVEIVATSYSSTTDTLTVNASNTGETSLSASETTAIVDGEFAPKETVTVKNSFGNEKNSKLWLPGDYLVVNVTSPTSPNRVKLTAENGFGDVEVR; translated from the coding sequence ATGGGCTTTAGTGTATCAGCCTCAACCGCGATAATCTTCATAGGAGTCTTAATTGCCGCTAACTCGGTCTACGGCGCGTGGTCCTACTCACAGAAGCAGCTTGAGACTGCACGTGACGACGAGGCACACGACTTACTCGAAAAGCGTCAGACTTCGGTCGAGATAGTCGCGACATCTTACTCCTCGACCACCGACACCTTGACAGTCAACGCCTCGAACACCGGGGAGACGTCTCTCTCGGCTTCGGAGACTACGGCTATAGTAGACGGGGAGTTCGCTCCGAAGGAGACCGTGACTGTCAAAAACTCCTTCGGGAACGAGAAGAACAGTAAACTGTGGCTCCCGGGCGACTACCTCGTTGTCAACGTCACGTCGCCGACTAGCCCTAATAGAGTAAAGCTGACTGCCGAGAACGGTTTCGGCGATGTCGAGGTGAGATAG
- a CDS encoding flagellar protein G codes for MASTSIDTMIIFIASMLVAVSVSAVFTTEVQSMADASRDSAEDLSEKIRSDITIINDRTNVPYDDTDGDGTNDSLVFYVKNTGSSTSPVDPDLFTVLIDGQFEDVSSVSLIQGSGSWSPGEVVRLNVSAKGLSGDHTVKIDSRSSSDTIDIRLG; via the coding sequence ATGGCGAGTACGAGCATAGACACCATGATAATATTCATCGCCTCGATGCTCGTCGCTGTCTCTGTCTCAGCTGTCTTCACGACGGAGGTTCAGTCGATGGCGGACGCTTCGAGGGACTCAGCCGAGGATCTCTCGGAGAAGATACGGAGTGACATAACCATAATAAACGACCGTACCAACGTTCCCTACGACGACACCGACGGCGACGGAACCAACGACAGTCTCGTCTTCTACGTCAAGAACACGGGCTCGTCGACGTCTCCCGTCGACCCGGATCTGTTCACAGTCCTTATAGACGGTCAGTTCGAAGACGTGAGTAGCGTCAGCTTAATTCAGGGGTCGGGAAGCTGGAGTCCCGGAGAAGTCGTCAGGCTCAATGTCTCGGCTAAGGGACTCTCAGGAGACCACACCGTCAAGATCGACTCCAGGTCTTCGAGCGACACCATAGATATAAGACTCGGATAA
- a CDS encoding ATPase domain-containing protein: protein MPGSKLYDIGLEDRDRLKENLGGGVPKGSIVVIEGEYSAGKSALSQRFTYGFCREGYTTTLLSSELTVKGFIDQMHSLGYDIEEYLLNEQLLFLHAYVDQQNEDQDLLSRLMNADTMWQSDIVIIDTFDAILRNDGTFDSLVRQNEERQGALEIISFFRDVIGNGKTIILTIDPTTLNEEVMSPFRAIADVHLELEMTEIGNETSRSIVVNRFSGMGEQVGDMIGYGVRPDIGIVIESRSVA from the coding sequence ATGCCAGGTAGCAAGCTTTACGACATAGGTCTTGAAGACCGCGACCGTCTCAAGGAGAACCTCGGCGGAGGGGTTCCGAAGGGCTCCATAGTCGTGATAGAGGGCGAGTACAGTGCGGGAAAGAGTGCCCTTTCACAGAGATTCACCTACGGCTTCTGCCGTGAGGGATACACGACGACTCTCCTTTCGAGCGAGCTTACTGTCAAGGGATTCATCGACCAGATGCACTCTCTCGGCTACGACATAGAGGAGTACCTCCTCAACGAACAGCTTCTCTTCCTCCACGCCTATGTCGACCAGCAGAACGAGGATCAGGATCTCCTCTCGCGTCTCATGAACGCCGACACTATGTGGCAGAGTGACATAGTCATAATCGACACATTCGACGCGATACTCAGAAACGACGGAACCTTCGACAGCCTCGTGAGACAGAACGAGGAGCGTCAGGGCGCTCTCGAAATAATCTCTTTCTTCAGGGACGTAATCGGAAACGGGAAGACGATAATACTCACTATCGATCCCACTACACTCAACGAGGAGGTCATGTCACCCTTCCGTGCTATAGCCGACGTACATCTCGAACTCGAGATGACCGAGATAGGAAACGAGACGAGCCGTTCGATAGTCGTCAACAGGTTCTCGGGAATGGGAGAACAGGTCGGAGACATGATTGGATACGGAGTCCGTCCCGACATAGGTATAGTCATAGAGTCGAGAAGCGTCGCATAG
- a CDS encoding type II/IV secretion system ATPase subunit, with translation MSVTSSQGSRDISPELRELASRNSHLQSHLAEFKRITGKFPMLVEEPDDEHEVRYPNILYQTGDVLFTHVYGAQGQDTKYYAVEPTLNEDEADIYDKTRRAIIDESVNLPAPTEDSEFDEKIETLLDRNTVIKDEVTEESLWERIVRILKRIIGEERIELTKEAYRKIRYRLNRDIIGLGPLEPIMRDPHNEDIHVVAPDEVFVEHDIFGLTGTTVDFGTDDEYDQYLRSMAERIGKPVSDSNPIIDATMPDGSRLNLIYSDDVSIRGPSMTLRQQEETPLTIAQITKWGTFSPMAAAYMWMALENDMSAFVVGETASGKTTTLNAITSFIPPGSKIYTAEDTAEVVPPHDAWQQLLTRESGGDEEEAGDVSMFNLVEAALRSRPDYIIVGEVRGEEGRMAFQAMQTGHPVMLTFHAGDIKSLIQRFTSSPIEVPETFFGTLNIAIFQNFVLRKGEGIRRVTSIHEIEGYSDELDGIVTREVFTWDPVDDEIIFKGMNNSYILEDKIAEKKSYEDTRRIYDDLELRRRIMEKMIQEGILGYNEVNETINTFQRDGVEGLPFEVEKPEGAGM, from the coding sequence ATGTCCGTAACCTCATCTCAGGGAAGCCGTGACATCTCCCCAGAACTCCGCGAGCTGGCGTCACGTAACTCGCATCTCCAGAGCCATCTCGCCGAGTTCAAGAGGATTACGGGCAAGTTCCCGATGCTCGTAGAGGAGCCCGACGACGAACACGAGGTCAGATACCCCAACATACTCTACCAGACGGGCGATGTCCTCTTTACTCACGTCTACGGAGCACAGGGACAGGACACCAAGTACTACGCAGTCGAGCCCACTCTCAACGAGGACGAGGCTGACATATACGACAAGACACGTCGCGCGATCATAGACGAGAGTGTCAACCTCCCCGCCCCGACAGAGGACTCCGAGTTCGACGAGAAGATAGAGACATTACTCGACAGGAACACAGTCATAAAGGACGAGGTCACCGAGGAGAGTCTCTGGGAGAGGATAGTACGTATTCTCAAACGCATAATAGGAGAGGAGAGGATCGAGCTCACGAAGGAGGCGTATAGGAAGATACGTTACCGCCTCAACAGGGACATCATAGGACTCGGTCCTCTCGAACCCATAATGCGTGACCCTCACAACGAGGACATACACGTCGTCGCACCCGATGAGGTCTTCGTCGAACACGACATATTCGGTCTGACGGGCACCACGGTTGACTTCGGCACTGACGACGAGTACGACCAGTACCTCAGGTCGATGGCGGAGCGCATAGGAAAGCCCGTGAGCGACTCGAATCCGATTATAGACGCGACGATGCCCGACGGCTCGCGTCTCAACCTCATATACAGCGACGACGTCTCGATACGTGGACCCTCGATGACACTACGTCAGCAGGAGGAGACTCCTCTGACGATAGCTCAGATTACGAAATGGGGAACATTCTCGCCAATGGCAGCCGCTTACATGTGGATGGCTCTCGAAAACGACATGAGTGCTTTCGTCGTCGGAGAGACTGCTTCGGGTAAGACGACGACACTCAACGCCATCACGTCGTTCATACCTCCCGGCTCGAAGATTTACACCGCGGAGGACACCGCCGAGGTCGTTCCACCCCACGACGCGTGGCAGCAGCTCCTGACACGTGAGAGCGGCGGTGACGAGGAGGAAGCCGGAGACGTGAGCATGTTCAACCTCGTCGAGGCGGCACTGCGTTCACGTCCCGACTACATAATAGTGGGTGAGGTTCGTGGTGAGGAGGGACGTATGGCTTTCCAGGCTATGCAGACGGGACATCCCGTGATGCTGACTTTCCATGCGGGAGACATAAAGAGCCTCATACAGAGGTTCACGAGCTCGCCCATAGAAGTCCCCGAGACCTTCTTCGGCACGCTCAACATAGCTATATTCCAGAACTTCGTACTGCGTAAGGGAGAGGGAATACGACGTGTGACCTCGATACACGAGATAGAGGGCTACTCCGACGAGCTCGACGGAATCGTCACGCGTGAGGTCTTCACATGGGATCCCGTCGACGACGAGATAATCTTCAAGGGAATGAACAACTCGTACATACTTGAGGACAAGATAGCCGAGAAGAAGTCGTACGAGGACACCCGCCGTATTTACGACGACCTCGAACTCCGTAGACGTATAATGGAGAAGATGATACAGGAGGGGATACTCGGCTACAACGAGGTCAACGAGACCATCAACACCTTCCAGCGTGACGGCGTCGAGGGACTCCCCTTCGAAGTCGAGAAGCCCGAAGGGGCGGGTATGTAA
- the flaJ gene encoding archaellar assembly protein FlaJ: MAEADSDAEAETEKIPDGVPWKRALRTTTGESVSGYLLKYVAPTALGGLVVSVVLLFLLGDLLGSLSPVVFVIPLFLTFVVGVYPKVIADRRRVEIEQMLHLFITDLGVLSSTNIPRVDVFTAFAEQEEYGAVAEEMRKIVELVQTWNMSLDEAARFQAKRTPSPILSDFLERLAYNIGAGQDMEEFLMEEQSVVMSQYETMYKGSLDNVDIVVDLFLSMSLSTSFVIVFATIIPILTGSSPLMLLGGGVVLYAFIEVGFLYGTLVLIPNDPVWYHPEKTTDLDRKILLALGVGIGLTAVTFLVAAGAYFGYIPDLLPFLNIPIPFYVALPVTPLIYPGAVVYLEEKKIKNRDEEFPSFLRSLGASEHAKQSTTTKVLETLSKKDFGKLTDEIRNLYNRLNMRIDQELAWEHFSRETRSYLVQKGSEMYRIGRSNGGNTKRISNVISDNLETLQELRQSRKQTAVNFMGVMYGMTAANVFAFFIGIEVVDLMVQITAEVNLPQDGPTGQLLHTQVYDITSVTFIILALILVNAVLGSLMIKVVDGGNKISAFVHLVALTWVGALVATVTRIFVSGFISVG, translated from the coding sequence ATGGCAGAGGCTGACTCCGACGCCGAAGCCGAGACGGAGAAGATACCCGACGGAGTTCCGTGGAAACGTGCCCTCCGAACCACGACGGGTGAGTCGGTCTCGGGCTACCTCCTCAAGTACGTCGCTCCGACTGCCCTCGGCGGTCTCGTGGTTTCTGTGGTACTTCTCTTTCTCCTCGGCGACCTACTCGGGAGTCTGAGTCCCGTCGTCTTCGTGATACCCCTATTTCTCACCTTTGTAGTCGGCGTCTATCCCAAGGTGATCGCCGACAGGAGACGTGTCGAGATCGAACAGATGCTCCATCTCTTCATAACAGACCTCGGTGTTCTGAGTTCGACCAACATACCCCGTGTCGATGTCTTCACCGCGTTCGCAGAACAGGAGGAGTACGGCGCGGTCGCCGAGGAGATGAGGAAGATCGTAGAGCTCGTACAGACGTGGAATATGTCTCTCGACGAGGCGGCGAGGTTCCAGGCGAAAAGAACCCCGTCTCCTATTCTCTCCGACTTCCTCGAACGTCTCGCGTACAACATAGGCGCTGGACAGGACATGGAGGAGTTCCTGATGGAGGAACAGAGCGTCGTGATGTCGCAGTACGAGACGATGTACAAGGGGTCTCTCGACAACGTCGACATAGTCGTCGACCTCTTCCTCTCTATGTCTCTCTCGACCTCCTTCGTCATAGTCTTCGCGACTATAATACCTATACTCACGGGGTCGAGCCCTCTGATGCTCCTCGGAGGCGGCGTCGTCCTATATGCCTTCATAGAGGTCGGCTTCCTCTACGGAACCCTCGTCCTCATACCCAACGACCCCGTCTGGTACCATCCCGAGAAGACGACCGATCTCGACAGAAAGATACTCCTCGCACTCGGCGTCGGAATCGGTCTCACGGCTGTCACCTTTCTCGTGGCAGCCGGGGCTTACTTCGGCTACATACCCGACCTCCTTCCGTTCCTCAACATACCTATACCGTTCTACGTCGCGCTTCCGGTTACTCCTCTGATATACCCCGGCGCAGTCGTCTACCTTGAGGAGAAGAAGATAAAGAACAGGGACGAGGAGTTCCCGTCTTTCCTGCGTTCTCTCGGAGCGAGTGAACACGCTAAGCAGTCGACGACGACAAAGGTTCTCGAGACGCTCTCGAAGAAGGACTTCGGAAAGCTCACCGATGAGATAAGGAACCTCTATAACCGCCTCAACATGCGTATCGACCAGGAGCTAGCCTGGGAACATTTCTCGCGCGAGACGAGGTCGTATCTAGTCCAGAAGGGAAGTGAGATGTACAGGATAGGAAGGTCGAACGGAGGAAACACCAAACGTATCAGTAACGTCATATCCGACAACCTCGAGACACTCCAGGAACTCCGTCAGAGCCGTAAGCAGACCGCGGTCAACTTCATGGGTGTGATGTACGGCATGACCGCCGCAAACGTCTTCGCCTTCTTCATAGGAATCGAGGTCGTAGATCTCATGGTACAGATAACCGCCGAGGTGAACCTGCCACAGGACGGTCCCACGGGACAGCTTCTCCACACACAGGTATACGACATAACCTCTGTCACCTTCATAATACTCGCGCTCATACTCGTCAACGCGGTTCTCGGGTCTCTCATGATAAAGGTCGTCGACGGAGGAAACAAGATCAGCGCTTTCGTCCATCTCGTAGCTCTGACATGGGTCGGAGCCTTAGTCGCGACAGTCACACGTATATTCGTCTCTGGCTTCATCTCTGTCGGCTGA
- a CDS encoding NAD(P)H-binding protein, producing MRVLVTGASGFVGSNLIPSLVESGHDVRAMVRDPETYEPPSEVDDEIEVVEGDLLEPETLEGNFDGVDASYYLVHSLKAGEEFAERDKKIARNFTHEAESAGVDRVIYLGALAEVKRGLSEHLSSRREVEEVLEDADYALTTLRAAIIVGDGSASFAIIRQLVEKLPVMVTPKWLLTPCQPIGIDDTVGFLVGVLEETQTEGESYDIGGPDVFTYAEVLKKTARLTGKRLTPLILPVPVLSPSLSSYWVGYVTDVPKSVAYPLILGLKSPVVAREQRILEHVDVNRTPIDVAIQRAVLPLDEDKDEEEAE from the coding sequence ATGAGAGTCCTCGTCACGGGAGCCTCAGGCTTCGTCGGGAGTAACCTGATACCCTCACTCGTCGAGTCGGGACACGATGTCCGGGCGATGGTACGTGACCCCGAGACCTACGAGCCGCCGTCTGAGGTAGACGACGAGATCGAGGTCGTCGAGGGAGACCTCCTCGAACCCGAGACGCTCGAAGGCAACTTCGACGGAGTCGACGCGTCTTACTATCTTGTCCACTCGCTCAAGGCGGGGGAGGAGTTCGCCGAGCGCGACAAGAAGATAGCACGTAACTTCACGCACGAGGCGGAGTCGGCAGGCGTCGACAGGGTGATATACTTGGGCGCGCTCGCCGAGGTCAAGAGAGGTCTCTCTGAACATCTCTCGTCGAGGCGCGAGGTCGAGGAGGTTCTCGAAGACGCCGACTACGCCCTCACGACACTACGGGCGGCGATAATCGTAGGCGACGGAAGTGCGAGCTTCGCCATAATACGTCAGCTTGTCGAGAAGCTCCCCGTGATGGTGACACCCAAGTGGCTTCTCACTCCGTGTCAGCCCATAGGAATTGACGACACAGTCGGCTTCCTCGTCGGTGTCTTGGAAGAGACCCAGACAGAAGGCGAGTCGTACGACATCGGCGGACCAGACGTCTTTACTTATGCGGAGGTTCTGAAGAAGACGGCGAGGCTCACGGGGAAGAGGCTCACGCCTCTGATTCTACCCGTTCCCGTCCTCTCGCCGTCGCTCTCGTCGTACTGGGTAGGCTATGTCACCGACGTCCCGAAGTCGGTCGCCTACCCGCTCATACTCGGTCTCAAGAGCCCCGTCGTGGCACGCGAACAACGTATACTCGAACACGTCGACGTCAACCGGACACCAATCGATGTCGCAATACAGCGCGCTGTTCTTCCCCTCGACGAGGACAAGGACGAGGAAGAAGCAGAATGA